In Clostridiales bacterium, a genomic segment contains:
- a CDS encoding iron-containing alcohol dehydrogenase, which translates to MQNFEFYNPTHLVFGKDTQKRVGELVKKHNGNRVLVVYGGGSVKKSGLLDEVKQYLKEADITFYELGGVVPNPRWDLVEKGVQIVKENNLDFVLGVGGGSVIDTVKAICMQAVYDGDAWTDFYLNQKEADRALPNGNILTIAAAGSESSPNTVITHEKDKFKIGAYSRAVIPKFAILNPELIYTVPKYQVGCGASDILAHLMERYFTNEKNVDLTDRLIEAVAKTIIHYTPLVLKNPQDYNAQAEFMFAGTIAHNGLLNCGRIGDWASHGIEHQLSLFYDIAHGAGLAIIFPAWIKYVYKHNINRFAQFFQNVFGLSYSLCDMELTVLQGIQKLEDFYTSIGMPVRLRQIGIGDENFKLMAQKAVDAKSVGNLVPLDPLDIEKIYRLAL; encoded by the coding sequence ATGCAAAACTTTGAGTTTTACAATCCTACTCATCTAGTTTTTGGAAAAGACACCCAAAAAAGAGTGGGCGAATTAGTCAAAAAGCATAATGGCAATAGAGTTTTGGTAGTATATGGCGGCGGCTCGGTCAAAAAGAGCGGGCTTTTGGACGAGGTAAAGCAATATTTAAAAGAAGCGGATATAACATTTTATGAGCTGGGCGGCGTCGTTCCCAATCCCAGATGGGATTTGGTAGAAAAGGGCGTCCAAATAGTCAAAGAAAACAACTTGGACTTTGTCTTGGGCGTGGGCGGCGGCAGCGTTATAGACACCGTTAAGGCCATTTGCATGCAGGCGGTTTATGACGGGGACGCTTGGACGGATTTTTATCTCAACCAAAAAGAAGCCGATCGCGCCTTGCCAAACGGCAATATTTTAACGATCGCGGCGGCGGGCAGCGAATCCAGTCCCAATACTGTAATAACCCACGAAAAAGACAAGTTTAAGATTGGCGCATATAGCCGCGCGGTAATCCCCAAATTTGCCATTTTAAACCCCGAATTAATATACACCGTGCCCAAATATCAAGTGGGCTGCGGCGCTAGCGATATATTGGCGCACCTAATGGAAAGATATTTTACCAATGAAAAAAATGTGGACCTTACCGACAGATTAATAGAAGCCGTAGCCAAAACGATTATACACTATACGCCGCTTGTCCTAAAAAACCCGCAAGACTATAACGCCCAAGCCGAGTTTATGTTCGCGGGCACGATAGCGCACAACGGGCTTCTTAACTGCGGCAGAATAGGCGATTGGGCGTCGCACGGCATAGAGCATCAATTGTCGTTGTTTTATGATATAGCGCATGGGGCGGGCTTGGCTATAATCTTCCCGGCTTGGATAAAATATGTTTATAAGCATAACATCAATAGATTCGCGCAATTTTTCCAAAACGTGTTTGGTCTAAGTTACAGCCTATGCGATATGGAATTGACCGTGTTGCAAGGTATACAAAAGTTGGAAGATTTTTATACTTCCATAGGAATGCCCGTTCGCCTTAGACAAATCGGCATAGGCGATGAAAACTTTAAGCTTATGGCGCAAAAAGCCGTGGACGCAAAAAGCGTGGGCAACCTTGTGCCTTTGGACCCTCTGGATATAGAAAAGATATACAGATTAGCGTTATAA